A stretch of Pirellulales bacterium DNA encodes these proteins:
- a CDS encoding trypsin-like peptidase domain-containing protein, translating into MRRRNFLCLVLLCVGGTANAADRVTVTLVGGAKITAELLRENDQGLVLDLGHDVLQIPAKRLLGIDRGATQTAEQSHQDRGIFVTGRAAPADVPELVKRCGDAVVMVKTAVGQGSGFVISAKGHLITNYHVVEGETKISVTYFKLTSQGYEKHELKKVRILALQPLRDIALLQLDVGELAGEMPVPVLIDDRDDLRVGDVVFAIGNPLGLERTVTQGIVSSTSRTIGHLRLIQTDAAINPGNSGGPLFNLRGEVVGIACAGATMFDGLAFGIPASDLIEFLTHRDAYLYDASQPQNGITYLPPPSREAAAAALRRDGEQQAQKTEPNAGTKGRP; encoded by the coding sequence ATGCGACGACGGAATTTCCTTTGCCTGGTACTACTCTGTGTTGGCGGTACAGCCAACGCGGCCGACCGTGTGACCGTCACGCTGGTCGGAGGCGCAAAAATCACGGCTGAACTACTGCGCGAGAACGATCAGGGGCTGGTGCTGGACCTGGGGCACGACGTGCTGCAGATTCCGGCGAAGCGCCTGTTGGGCATCGACCGCGGCGCGACCCAGACGGCCGAGCAGTCGCACCAGGACCGCGGCATCTTCGTCACCGGTCGTGCTGCGCCGGCCGACGTTCCGGAACTCGTAAAGCGCTGCGGCGACGCCGTGGTGATGGTCAAGACGGCCGTCGGCCAAGGGAGCGGCTTCGTCATCAGTGCCAAAGGGCATCTGATCACGAACTATCACGTCGTCGAGGGTGAAACAAAAATCTCGGTCACCTACTTCAAGCTGACCTCCCAGGGATACGAAAAACACGAACTAAAGAAGGTCCGCATCTTGGCGCTGCAGCCGCTGCGGGATATCGCGCTGTTGCAGCTTGATGTCGGGGAGCTGGCCGGCGAAATGCCCGTGCCGGTGCTGATTGACGATCGCGACGATTTGCGCGTGGGGGACGTGGTATTCGCCATCGGCAATCCGTTGGGATTGGAGCGTACCGTTACCCAAGGGATCGTCAGCTCAACCAGCCGTACGATCGGCCACCTGCGACTGATCCAGACCGACGCGGCTATCAATCCGGGCAATAGCGGCGGACCGCTATTCAATTTGCGGGGTGAAGTAGTTGGTATCGCCTGTGCAGGTGCCACGATGTTCGACGGCTTGGCTTTCGGCATCCCGGCGAGCGATTTGATCGAGTTTCTTACACATCGCGATGCCTACCTGTATGACGCGTCGCAACCGCAAAACGGCATTACGTATCTGCCGCCTCCCTCACGCGAGGCCGCCGCGGCCGCCCTGCGCCGTGATGGTGAACAGCAAGCCCAAAAAACTGAACCCAACGCTGGTACGAAAGGTCGGCCATGA